A portion of the Myxococcales bacterium genome contains these proteins:
- a CDS encoding bifunctional aldolase/short-chain dehydrogenase, with product MQSRYDEKEASRVRIELTSRVGGRPITETLADRVHTSRLIGADPALVLHGGGNTSAKGHEVDGFGDRIAVLYIKGSGSDLATVGPEGLPTVRLDPLRKLRALAVLTDEQMVAELRLALLDPNAPTPSIETLLHAFLPGTFIDHSHADAVLTLVDQPNAEELCRSFFGPGLVWVPYVKPGFELAKRTADAFDAKLAEGVTPTVILLEKHGVFTFGDTAKASYLAMIDAVTCAERAIADSRRTSALTEPRPAPVQLHDLLPRLRGVLARAAHDPSERGPILTVRGPDSVLAFLERRDAKKLVAIGCATPDHVIRTKPWPLFIENPDYADLDRLAERVAEEVRGYAKRYEAYVDEMSAKSGVAVKRLDPWPRVILLPGVGIVAVGRTLRDADAVADVYEHTAAIIADADDIGRYEPVSHERLFELEYWSLEQAKIKKTTRAPLDGCVALVTGAAAGIGRATASRLLDLGAHVGLVDMAPAPLMVAHDTLGKGRRSHLLPFVCDVTRPEKIDAAVQALVAAFGGLDLVVSNAGNAPEGALDQADGARALERSLTTNLLSHNHVARAAVSVMRAQQTGGCLLYNASKASFAPGPNFGPYAVAKAGLVALMRQHAIDLGAEGIRANAVNADRIRTGLFGGGVLESRAAARGLSPDEYFKNNLLHREVTSDDVADAFAYLASARSTTGCVITVDGGNPAAFPR from the coding sequence TTGCAATCGCGGTACGACGAAAAAGAAGCCTCTCGTGTTCGCATCGAGCTGACGTCTCGCGTGGGGGGCCGGCCCATCACCGAGACCCTCGCGGACCGGGTTCACACCTCGCGGCTCATCGGCGCCGACCCGGCCCTTGTCCTGCACGGCGGCGGCAACACCTCCGCGAAGGGCCACGAGGTCGACGGCTTCGGCGACCGCATCGCGGTCCTCTACATCAAAGGCTCTGGCTCCGATCTCGCCACGGTGGGCCCCGAGGGCTTGCCTACGGTACGCCTCGACCCCTTGCGAAAGCTCCGCGCCCTTGCCGTCCTCACCGATGAGCAGATGGTCGCTGAGCTACGCCTCGCCCTCCTCGACCCGAACGCGCCCACGCCGAGCATCGAGACCCTGCTCCACGCTTTTCTGCCGGGCACCTTCATCGATCACTCGCACGCCGACGCGGTCCTCACGCTCGTCGACCAGCCCAACGCCGAGGAGCTCTGCCGCTCGTTCTTCGGCCCTGGCCTCGTCTGGGTGCCCTACGTGAAGCCGGGCTTCGAGCTCGCGAAGCGAACCGCCGACGCCTTCGACGCGAAGCTCGCCGAAGGCGTGACGCCGACCGTGATCCTCCTCGAGAAACACGGCGTGTTCACCTTCGGTGACACGGCGAAGGCGAGCTACCTTGCGATGATCGACGCCGTCACGTGCGCCGAACGCGCCATCGCCGACAGCCGCCGCACCTCGGCGCTCACGGAGCCGCGCCCCGCGCCGGTGCAGCTCCACGATCTGCTCCCTCGCCTCCGCGGCGTCCTCGCGCGCGCCGCGCACGATCCCTCCGAACGAGGCCCCATCCTCACGGTCCGCGGCCCCGACTCGGTGCTCGCCTTCCTCGAGCGGCGCGACGCCAAGAAGCTCGTGGCCATCGGATGCGCCACGCCCGATCACGTCATCCGCACGAAACCTTGGCCGCTCTTCATCGAGAACCCGGACTACGCCGATCTCGACCGCCTGGCGGAGCGCGTGGCGGAAGAGGTACGCGGCTACGCGAAACGCTACGAAGCGTACGTCGACGAGATGTCGGCGAAGAGCGGCGTCGCCGTGAAGCGCCTCGATCCGTGGCCTCGCGTCATTCTTCTCCCGGGGGTTGGCATCGTCGCCGTAGGGCGCACGCTCCGCGACGCCGACGCGGTCGCCGACGTGTACGAACACACGGCCGCCATCATCGCCGACGCCGACGACATCGGCCGCTACGAGCCGGTGAGCCACGAACGGCTCTTCGAGCTCGAGTATTGGAGCCTCGAGCAGGCGAAGATCAAGAAGACGACGCGCGCTCCCCTCGACGGCTGCGTCGCGCTCGTCACCGGCGCCGCCGCCGGCATCGGTCGCGCCACCGCGTCGCGACTCCTCGATCTGGGCGCCCACGTGGGCCTCGTCGACATGGCGCCAGCGCCGCTCATGGTGGCCCACGACACGCTCGGCAAGGGTCGACGGTCTCACCTCTTGCCATTCGTGTGCGACGTCACGCGGCCGGAGAAGATCGACGCGGCGGTGCAAGCGTTGGTCGCCGCCTTCGGTGGCCTCGATCTCGTCGTCTCCAACGCCGGCAACGCACCCGAGGGCGCGCTCGACCAAGCCGATGGGGCGCGGGCGCTGGAGCGCTCGCTCACGACGAACCTCCTCTCGCACAACCACGTGGCGCGCGCGGCGGTGAGCGTCATGCGCGCGCAACAGACGGGCGGGTGCCTCCTCTACAACGCGAGCAAGGCGTCCTTTGCACCGGGCCCGAATTTCGGCCCGTACGCGGTGGCGAAGGCAGGCCTTGTGGCGCTGATGCGACAACATGCCATCGACCTCGGCGCCGAGGGCATTCGCGCCAACGCCGTCAACGCCGACCGCATTCGCACGGGGCTCTTCGGCGGCGGCGTCCTCGAGTCGCGCGCCGCGGCACGCGGTCTGTCGCCTGACGAGTATTTCAAGAACAACCTGCTGCACCGCGAAGTGACGTCTGACGACGTGGCCGATGCGTTCGCGTACCTCGCCAGCGCCCGCTCCACCACGGGCTGCGTCATCACCGTCGACGGCGGAAACCCCGCCGCGTTTCCGCGATGA
- a CDS encoding arginine N-succinyltransferase — MGGAAGFEIRSAGPADEDELYALARHLNTVNLPNDRDEIRHILEVSQKSFTGAIKDAKRREYVFVLVDHETKRIVGTSMIFGQLGRRDAPYIYLDVIDEERYSATLDRHFKHTTLSIGYSYNGPTEIGGLVVDPTFRKARLGQSISYVRFLFIRMHRELFRDEVLAELLPPLEPDGTSHLWDALGRHFTDLTYAEADRLSKKNKEFIRSLFPEGTIYASLLPRTAQDVIGKVGAQTKGVEKMLRRIGFRYAERVDPFDGGPHFTAATDEISLIMRTRKVTVVSVVDDEPVVKDRSLVGVDKPSVPYFRAVLAAVSEKDGAATVDRATAAELGIDAGAEVWLLPLD; from the coding sequence ATGGGAGGCGCGGCGGGGTTCGAAATCCGGTCTGCGGGGCCCGCCGACGAGGACGAGCTCTACGCGCTGGCTCGGCACCTCAACACGGTGAACTTGCCCAACGATCGTGACGAGATTCGTCACATCTTGGAGGTTTCCCAAAAGAGCTTCACCGGCGCCATCAAGGACGCCAAGCGCCGCGAATACGTCTTCGTCCTCGTCGACCACGAGACCAAGCGCATCGTCGGCACGTCGATGATCTTCGGACAGCTCGGTCGCCGCGACGCGCCGTACATCTACCTCGACGTCATCGACGAGGAGCGTTACTCGGCCACCCTCGACCGGCACTTCAAGCACACGACGCTCAGCATCGGTTACTCGTACAACGGTCCGACGGAAATCGGCGGCCTCGTCGTCGACCCCACGTTCCGCAAGGCGCGCCTCGGCCAGTCGATCTCGTACGTGCGGTTCTTGTTTATCCGCATGCATCGCGAGCTGTTTCGCGACGAGGTCCTCGCCGAGCTCTTGCCTCCCCTCGAACCCGACGGAACGTCGCACCTCTGGGATGCGCTGGGGCGACACTTCACGGACCTCACCTACGCCGAGGCAGACCGGCTCTCCAAGAAGAACAAGGAGTTCATCCGCAGCCTCTTCCCCGAGGGCACCATCTACGCGTCGCTCTTGCCGCGGACCGCCCAAGACGTCATTGGCAAAGTCGGCGCGCAAACCAAGGGCGTCGAGAAGATGCTCCGCCGCATCGGCTTCCGCTACGCCGAGCGTGTCGACCCCTTCGATGGCGGCCCGCACTTCACGGCCGCGACCGACGAGATCTCCCTCATCATGCGCACGCGCAAGGTCACGGTGGTGAGCGTCGTCGACGACGAACCGGTCGTCAAAGATCGCTCGCTCGTCGGCGTCGATAAGCCATCGGTGCCCTATTTTCGCGCGGTGCTCGCCGCCGTCTCGGAGAAGGACGGCGCGGCCACCGTCGACCGCGCGACGGCGGCGGAGCTGGGCATCGACGCGGGCGCCGAGGTTTGGCTCTTGCCGCTCGACTGA
- a CDS encoding TonB family protein — protein MRRSFEVPLLLWLPAAILLHLGAADGGDVVGKVHVDRSALERLGAVVRERVRASEQTLVIEGIDAPTLEESKPADDPIRVLDEKKKKEQAEAEKKKEEEKKVAKEEKRLIKILEEKDSKPQPPPPPLQDKRIAVKQRSKADQEDNPNANFIADQANKVKEETAATQTSLDQDDPDPTPGGNRAGSDPKMGDSDRTKIAQNDESPGEKDKAPGEKGTEFRVEKTELPMAALAPTTATQKTAPSGGDRRASPAPASDVPQPAPAPVAPSDAVAEANRGGWSFNPIRPGASGGLSPQPAHGQATAQNDRAPTGPMPILGLGGTPGPGQVNLNLNHHGVVATVGHDQLHKERVADGERRKSEHRGSWVASSFERWRSAIENYVSSVKAGNQTALNAARSPFATYLHSIHNRIHPIFADSFLGSLDALPKTHPLNDGKLITRLEIVLSREGQLVKMGIVKTSGMTAFDIAALDAVQRASPFGSAPSAILSPDGRVYLHWEFHRDEVFACSTMNARPFILNVPAGAPPPEQAPPRGPVPPTKERELPPASPFDTRQGRLPRPARGALKRG, from the coding sequence ATGAGACGCAGCTTCGAAGTACCCCTGCTGCTCTGGCTCCCCGCCGCGATCCTCCTTCACCTGGGAGCTGCGGACGGTGGAGACGTCGTGGGCAAAGTTCACGTGGACCGCTCGGCCTTGGAGCGCCTCGGCGCGGTCGTGCGCGAACGCGTCCGCGCCAGCGAGCAGACGCTCGTCATCGAGGGCATCGACGCGCCGACGCTCGAGGAGTCGAAGCCCGCCGACGATCCGATCCGCGTCCTCGACGAGAAGAAGAAGAAGGAGCAGGCCGAGGCCGAGAAGAAGAAGGAAGAGGAGAAGAAGGTCGCGAAGGAAGAGAAGCGCCTCATCAAGATCCTCGAAGAGAAAGACTCGAAGCCGCAGCCGCCACCGCCGCCGCTTCAGGACAAGCGCATCGCCGTCAAGCAGCGGTCCAAGGCGGACCAAGAAGACAACCCCAACGCGAACTTCATCGCGGACCAAGCGAACAAGGTCAAAGAGGAGACGGCGGCCACGCAGACGTCGCTCGATCAAGACGATCCCGACCCGACGCCGGGCGGCAACCGCGCCGGCTCGGACCCGAAGATGGGCGACAGCGATCGCACCAAGATCGCGCAGAACGACGAGAGCCCCGGCGAGAAGGACAAGGCGCCCGGCGAGAAGGGGACCGAGTTCCGTGTCGAGAAGACGGAGCTCCCGATGGCCGCTCTCGCGCCCACGACGGCGACGCAGAAGACGGCGCCCTCCGGCGGCGATCGCCGCGCTTCACCGGCGCCGGCGAGCGACGTGCCCCAGCCTGCGCCGGCCCCGGTGGCTCCTAGCGATGCCGTCGCCGAAGCGAACAGGGGCGGCTGGTCCTTCAATCCGATTCGGCCCGGCGCCTCCGGCGGGCTCTCGCCGCAGCCGGCCCACGGCCAAGCCACCGCCCAAAACGATCGCGCCCCCACAGGCCCGATGCCCATCCTCGGGCTCGGTGGAACGCCCGGGCCGGGGCAGGTGAACTTGAACCTCAACCATCACGGCGTCGTCGCCACAGTCGGTCACGATCAGCTCCACAAGGAGCGCGTGGCGGACGGCGAGCGGCGCAAGAGCGAGCACCGCGGCTCGTGGGTCGCTTCGAGCTTTGAGCGTTGGCGAAGCGCCATCGAGAACTACGTGTCGTCGGTGAAGGCCGGCAACCAGACAGCGCTCAACGCCGCGCGCTCGCCCTTCGCCACGTACCTCCACTCGATCCACAACCGGATTCATCCCATCTTCGCCGATTCGTTTCTCGGCTCGCTCGATGCGCTGCCCAAGACGCACCCGCTCAACGACGGCAAGCTCATCACCCGGCTCGAGATCGTCCTTTCACGCGAAGGTCAGCTCGTGAAGATGGGGATCGTCAAGACGAGCGGCATGACGGCCTTCGACATCGCCGCCCTCGACGCGGTGCAACGCGCGTCGCCGTTCGGCTCGGCGCCGAGCGCAATCCTCTCGCCCGATGGGCGCGTGTACCTGCACTGGGAGTTCCATCGCGACGAAGTGTTTGCGTGCTCGACGATGAACGCGCGGCCCTTCATTCTCAACGTCCCGGCGGGCGCGCCGCCGCCGGAGCAGGCGCCGCCGCGCGGTCCGGTGCCGCCCACCAAGGAGCGCGAGCTTCCCCCGGCGAGCCCCTTCGACACGCGGCAGGGCCGCTTGCCGCGGCCGGCACGTGGGGCGCTCAAGCGAGGCTAG
- a CDS encoding TlpA family protein disulfide reductase, which produces MSAPYSAALGALALAAVIGCGGAGGSGTGPASPSSTQTTSAQDFTGRDIDGKTVRLSDYLGKKVVLLDFWSTYCEPCKAEMPHLRRIYDAHKDKGFVVLAISMDGPETVAEVPSFAKRNGMTFPVVLDEDSSIASIYNPKKSAPLSVLISKSGQLSRVHEGYNSGDEVTLEKHVRELLDASAAAK; this is translated from the coding sequence GTGAGCGCGCCCTACTCGGCGGCGCTCGGCGCGCTGGCTCTCGCCGCGGTCATCGGATGCGGTGGCGCGGGCGGTTCGGGCACGGGGCCGGCGTCGCCTTCGTCGACACAGACGACGTCGGCGCAGGACTTCACGGGCCGCGACATCGACGGCAAGACCGTTCGCCTGAGCGACTACTTGGGCAAAAAGGTCGTGCTCCTCGATTTCTGGTCGACGTATTGCGAGCCGTGCAAGGCCGAGATGCCGCACCTTCGGCGCATCTACGACGCGCACAAGGACAAGGGCTTCGTCGTGCTCGCCATCTCGATGGACGGCCCCGAGACGGTCGCTGAGGTTCCCTCCTTCGCGAAGCGCAACGGCATGACGTTCCCCGTCGTGCTCGACGAGGACTCGAGCATCGCGAGCATCTACAACCCGAAGAAGTCAGCGCCGCTCTCGGTGCTCATCTCAAAGTCGGGGCAGCTCTCGCGGGTTCACGAGGGGTACAACTCGGGCGACGAAGTGACGCTCGAAAAGCACGTGCGCGAACTGCTCGACGCCTCTGCCGCTGCCAAGTAA
- a CDS encoding radical SAM protein: protein MHQHRFREHTLDGAALFFQPATGTHVRVESTVTRAFRRQAPRVVMFGITNRCNLRCTFCSRDVGRPSEWSVDSAHDVLAGLSAAGTLEVAFGGGEPFAFRGFTDLLVRLRDTTPLALHVTTNGTLLGDVDWAALRGALGMVRLSLYDEVDWRAAGVTLARAVHSRAITRWGANVLVDDDALAMLPRKLDELAALGAHDVSLLSYVGAGPARRLSSAGESQLGRIIEGSPLPVRLSVCLGSRVLVPRLFAGADDSGDCGAGRDFVSITPDRRVQSCSFQDASFPIESAADVLRVWSRERDALAQASARDGCARAVAAPMDGGVGPRAASVRVWQSFSGNNSGECIMVARFETAEDAEKYLAELLPGFVADEGYSAAWRELFARERVATPAIEYAESPREMLVAGRSVFAATSAADDAFPELRALAWKRGAHVLGGGIHLHDKPTVLFVIRARPDDVDALLAAVTAKGALSDAAIALPHGELVLGAVPAGDTLAETVAQLRAVARGAALALEIFFAPVDAATLTREAQRLGDRLSETSRMTFAFWAQTPEERAAGAAEFARTIAAEASASRVQNSVIAEGGKKRLAVLGYRSGASVHPLLATRVRVHAQLWRDAPPRTKGKRAPPPAIVQAADVERSLEPRLRAALGGQTFTLKCEAGPTWRQGVSVTIETEAPRAVYDALGSMAAEMPDVSISVGVSDSSSLAFALRRLIDEVRAASR from the coding sequence GTGCATCAACACCGCTTTCGCGAGCACACGCTCGATGGGGCCGCGCTGTTCTTTCAGCCGGCGACGGGGACTCACGTTCGCGTAGAGAGCACGGTCACGCGCGCGTTTCGCCGCCAAGCCCCGCGGGTCGTGATGTTTGGGATCACGAACCGGTGCAACCTCCGCTGCACGTTTTGTTCGCGAGACGTTGGTCGTCCCAGCGAGTGGTCGGTGGACTCGGCCCACGACGTCCTCGCGGGGCTCTCCGCCGCCGGCACCCTCGAGGTCGCCTTTGGCGGGGGCGAGCCCTTCGCGTTTCGAGGGTTCACGGACCTTCTGGTTCGGCTTCGCGACACGACACCGCTCGCGCTTCACGTCACGACCAACGGTACGCTCCTTGGCGACGTCGATTGGGCGGCCCTCCGCGGAGCGCTCGGCATGGTGCGCCTGTCGCTCTACGACGAAGTCGACTGGCGCGCGGCCGGCGTGACCCTCGCGCGCGCCGTCCACTCGCGCGCCATCACGCGTTGGGGAGCCAACGTTCTCGTCGACGATGACGCGTTGGCGATGCTGCCTCGCAAGCTCGATGAGCTCGCGGCGCTTGGCGCGCATGACGTCTCGCTCTTGTCGTACGTGGGCGCCGGCCCGGCGCGGCGGCTCTCCTCCGCCGGCGAATCGCAGCTTGGTCGAATCATCGAAGGCAGTCCGCTCCCGGTGCGGCTCTCGGTCTGCCTTGGCTCTCGCGTTCTGGTGCCGAGGCTGTTCGCGGGCGCCGACGACAGCGGAGATTGTGGTGCCGGTCGCGATTTCGTGTCCATCACGCCTGATCGCCGCGTCCAGAGCTGTTCGTTTCAAGACGCGTCGTTTCCCATCGAGAGCGCCGCCGACGTGCTGCGCGTCTGGAGCCGAGAGCGGGATGCGCTCGCGCAGGCGTCCGCGCGCGATGGGTGCGCGCGCGCTGTTGCCGCCCCAATGGATGGCGGCGTCGGACCGCGCGCCGCGAGCGTGCGCGTTTGGCAGTCGTTTTCGGGCAACAACAGCGGCGAGTGCATCATGGTGGCGCGCTTCGAGACGGCGGAAGACGCCGAGAAGTACCTCGCCGAGTTGCTCCCTGGCTTCGTCGCCGACGAAGGGTATTCGGCGGCGTGGCGCGAGCTCTTCGCGCGGGAGCGCGTCGCGACGCCGGCCATCGAATACGCGGAGTCGCCGCGGGAGATGCTCGTCGCCGGTCGCTCGGTCTTTGCGGCGACCTCGGCCGCGGACGACGCGTTTCCCGAGCTTCGCGCGCTCGCATGGAAGCGTGGGGCGCACGTGCTCGGCGGCGGGATTCACCTTCACGACAAGCCCACGGTGCTCTTCGTGATCCGCGCGCGCCCCGACGACGTCGACGCCCTCCTTGCGGCGGTAACGGCGAAGGGCGCCCTGTCCGATGCCGCGATCGCTCTACCTCACGGCGAGCTCGTCTTGGGCGCCGTCCCCGCCGGTGACACGTTGGCCGAAACGGTCGCGCAGCTTCGCGCTGTCGCGCGCGGTGCGGCGCTGGCACTCGAGATCTTCTTTGCGCCTGTCGACGCGGCGACGCTCACGCGCGAAGCGCAGCGGCTGGGCGACCGATTGAGCGAGACCTCGCGGATGACGTTCGCGTTTTGGGCGCAGACGCCCGAGGAGCGTGCCGCAGGAGCCGCGGAGTTTGCCCGCACCATCGCGGCCGAGGCGAGCGCCTCGCGCGTCCAGAACTCCGTCATCGCCGAGGGCGGAAAGAAGCGCCTCGCGGTGCTTGGCTACCGGAGCGGCGCGAGCGTTCATCCGCTCCTCGCGACCAGGGTGCGCGTCCACGCGCAGCTCTGGCGCGACGCTCCGCCTCGCACGAAGGGCAAGCGCGCGCCGCCCCCGGCGATCGTCCAAGCGGCGGACGTCGAACGGTCGCTCGAACCGCGTCTTCGGGCCGCGCTTGGTGGGCAAACGTTCACGCTGAAGTGCGAGGCGGGGCCGACCTGGCGCCAGGGCGTGAGCGTCACCATCGAGACCGAGGCGCCGCGCGCCGTCTACGACGCGCTCGGCTCCATGGCCGCCGAGATGCCTGACGTCTCGATAAGCGTTGGCGTGTCCGACTCGTCGAGCTTGGCGTTCGCCCTCCGCAGGCTCATCGACGAGGTTCGCGCCGCGTCTCGCTGA